Proteins from a genomic interval of Papaver somniferum cultivar HN1 chromosome 4, ASM357369v1, whole genome shotgun sequence:
- the LOC113272359 gene encoding transducin beta-like protein 2 — translation MLTVTWTFLQDLMDSFLYSNPDTVMEIIYSKDGSVKEVAAVMQLKGHKSAVTWLCFSPNSEQIITASKDGTIIIWNINVALIFLSVFEVRYHLSEDPKTLKVFPVPLHDSKGETLHYDSLSISPDGKVLAATHDLMLQWLYAETGKVLDTADKAHDGTITGIAWAPKKIPMGPDRGMVLGF, via the exons ATGCTTACAGTTACTTGGACTTTTCTTCAAGATCTCATGGACTCATTTTTATACAGTAATCCTGACACTGTGATG GAAATTATATATTCCAAGGATGGTTCAGTAAAGGAGGTTGCAGCAGTTATGCAGCTTAAGGGTCATAAG AGTGCCGTGACCTGGTTATGCTTTTCACCAAATTCAGAACAAATTATAACAGCATCCAAGGATGGTACCATCATAATATGGAACATTAACG TGGCACTGATATTTCTATCTGTCTTTGAAGTTCGGTATCATCTTTCCGAGGACCCAAAGACTCTAAAGGTGTTCCCAGTACCACTTCATGACTCGAAGGGGGAAACTTTGCACTATGATAGTCTCAGTATTTCACCTGATGGAAAAGTATTGGCTGCCACCCATGATTTAATGCTGCAATGGCTATATGCTGAAACTGGGAAGGTTTTGGACACAGCTGATAAGGCTCACGATG GCACTATCACAGGCATTGCTTGGGCGCCGAAGAAAATTCCTATGG GACCTGATCGAGGAATGGTTTTAGGCTTTTAG